A single region of the Hippopotamus amphibius kiboko isolate mHipAmp2 chromosome 6, mHipAmp2.hap2, whole genome shotgun sequence genome encodes:
- the AP2M1 gene encoding AP-2 complex subunit mu isoform X1 — MIGGLFIYNHKGEVLISRVYRDDIGRNAVDAFRVNVIHARQQVRSPVTNIARTSFFHVKRSNIWLAAVTKQNVNAAMVFEFLYKMCDVMAAYFGKISEENIKNNFVLIYELLDEILDFGYPQNSETGALKTFITQQGIKSQTKEEQSQITSQVTGQIGWRREGIKYRRNELFLDVLESVNLLMSPQGQVLSAHVSGRVVMKSYLSGMPECKFGMNDKIVIEKQGKGTADETSKSGKQSIAIDDCTFHQCVRLSKFDSERSISFIPPDGEFELMRYRTTKDIILPFRVIPLVREVGRTKLEVKVVIKSNFKPSLLAQKIEVRIPTPLNTSGVQVICMKGKAKYKASENAIVWKIKRMAGMKESQISAEIELLPTNDKKKWARPPISMNFEVPFAPSGLKVRYLKVFEPKLNYSDHDVIKWVRYIGRSGIYETRC, encoded by the exons ATGATTGGAGGCTTATTCATCTATAATCACAAGGGGGAGGTGCTCATCTCCCGGGTCTACCGAGATGACATCGG GAGGAATGCAGTGGACGCCTTTCGGGTCAATGTTATCCATGCCCGGCAGCAGGTGCGCAGCCCCGTCACCAACATCGCTCGCACCAGTTTCTTCCATGTTAAGCGGTCCAACATCTGGCTGGCAGCTGTCACCAAACAGAATGTCAATGCTGCCATGGTCTTCGAATTCCTCTATAAGATGTGTGACGTAATGGCTGCCTACTTTGGCAAGATCAGCGAAGAGAACATCAAGAACAATTTTGTGCTCATATATGAGCTGCTGGATG AGATCCTAGACTTTGGCTACCCACAGAACTCAGAGACAGGCGCGCTGAAAACCTTCATCACTCAGCAGGGCATCAAGAGCCAG ACAAAAGAAGAGCAGTCTCAGATCACCAGCCAGGTGACCGGGCAGATTGGCTGGCGGCGGGAGGGCATCAAGTATCGCCGGAACGAGCTCTTCCTGGATGTGCTGGAGAGTGTGAACCTCCTCATGTCCCCGCAAG GGCAGGTGCTGAGCGCCCATGTGTCAGGCCGGGTGGTGATGAAGAGCTACCTGAGTGGCATGCCCGAGTGCAAGTTTGGCATGAATGACAAGATTGTCATTGAGAAGCAGGGCAAAGGCACAGCTGATGAAACAAGCAAGAG CGGGAAGCAATCAATTGCCATTGACGACTGCACCTTCCACCAGTGTGTGCGGCTCAGCAAGTTTGACTCTGAACGCAGCATCAGCTTCATCCCACCAGATGGAGAATTTGAGCTCATGAG GTATCGCACCACCAAGGACATCATTCTTCCTTTCCGAGTGATCCCGTTAGTTCGGGAAGTGGGACGCACCAAGCTGGAGGTCAAGGTGGTCATTAAGTCCAACTTCAAGCCCTCACTACTGGCTCAGAAGATTGAG GTGAGGATCCCAACCCCACTGAACACCAGCGGGGTGCAGGTGATCTGCATGAAGGGGAAGGCCAAGTACAAGGCCAGCGAGAACGCCATTGTGTGGAA GATCAAGCGCATGGCAGGAATGAAGGAGTCGCAGATCAGCGCTGAGATTGAGCTTCTGCCCACCAACGACAAGAAGAAATGGGCTCGACCCCCCATTTCAATGAACTTTGAG GTGCCATTCGCGCCCTCTGGCCTCAAGGTGCGCTACTTGAAGGTGTTTGAACCGAAGCTGAACTACAGCGACCACGATGTCATCAAATGGGTGCGCTACATTGGCCGCAGCGGCATTTATGAGACCCGCTGCTAG
- the AP2M1 gene encoding AP-2 complex subunit mu isoform X2: MVFEFLYKMCDVMAAYFGKISEENIKNNFVLIYELLDEILDFGYPQNSETGALKTFITQQGIKSQTKEEQSQITSQVTGQIGWRREGIKYRRNELFLDVLESVNLLMSPQGQVLSAHVSGRVVMKSYLSGMPECKFGMNDKIVIEKQGKGTADETSKSGKQSIAIDDCTFHQCVRLSKFDSERSISFIPPDGEFELMRYRTTKDIILPFRVIPLVREVGRTKLEVKVVIKSNFKPSLLAQKIEVRIPTPLNTSGVQVICMKGKAKYKASENAIVWKIKRMAGMKESQISAEIELLPTNDKKKWARPPISMNFEVPFAPSGLKVRYLKVFEPKLNYSDHDVIKWVRYIGRSGIYETRC; the protein is encoded by the exons ATGGTCTTCGAATTCCTCTATAAGATGTGTGACGTAATGGCTGCCTACTTTGGCAAGATCAGCGAAGAGAACATCAAGAACAATTTTGTGCTCATATATGAGCTGCTGGATG AGATCCTAGACTTTGGCTACCCACAGAACTCAGAGACAGGCGCGCTGAAAACCTTCATCACTCAGCAGGGCATCAAGAGCCAG ACAAAAGAAGAGCAGTCTCAGATCACCAGCCAGGTGACCGGGCAGATTGGCTGGCGGCGGGAGGGCATCAAGTATCGCCGGAACGAGCTCTTCCTGGATGTGCTGGAGAGTGTGAACCTCCTCATGTCCCCGCAAG GGCAGGTGCTGAGCGCCCATGTGTCAGGCCGGGTGGTGATGAAGAGCTACCTGAGTGGCATGCCCGAGTGCAAGTTTGGCATGAATGACAAGATTGTCATTGAGAAGCAGGGCAAAGGCACAGCTGATGAAACAAGCAAGAG CGGGAAGCAATCAATTGCCATTGACGACTGCACCTTCCACCAGTGTGTGCGGCTCAGCAAGTTTGACTCTGAACGCAGCATCAGCTTCATCCCACCAGATGGAGAATTTGAGCTCATGAG GTATCGCACCACCAAGGACATCATTCTTCCTTTCCGAGTGATCCCGTTAGTTCGGGAAGTGGGACGCACCAAGCTGGAGGTCAAGGTGGTCATTAAGTCCAACTTCAAGCCCTCACTACTGGCTCAGAAGATTGAG GTGAGGATCCCAACCCCACTGAACACCAGCGGGGTGCAGGTGATCTGCATGAAGGGGAAGGCCAAGTACAAGGCCAGCGAGAACGCCATTGTGTGGAA GATCAAGCGCATGGCAGGAATGAAGGAGTCGCAGATCAGCGCTGAGATTGAGCTTCTGCCCACCAACGACAAGAAGAAATGGGCTCGACCCCCCATTTCAATGAACTTTGAG GTGCCATTCGCGCCCTCTGGCCTCAAGGTGCGCTACTTGAAGGTGTTTGAACCGAAGCTGAACTACAGCGACCACGATGTCATCAAATGGGTGCGCTACATTGGCCGCAGCGGCATTTATGAGACCCGCTGCTAG
- the ABCF3 gene encoding ATP-binding cassette sub-family F member 3, translating into MATCAEILRSEFPEIDGQVFDYVTGVLHSGSADFESVDDLVEAVGELLQEVSGDSKDDEGIRAVCQRMYNTLRLAEPQTQGNSQVLLDAPIQLSKITENYDCGTKLPGLLKREQSSTVNAKKLEKAEARLKAKQEKRSEKDTLKTSSPLVLEEASASQAGSRKESRLESSGKNKSYDVRIENFDVSFGDRVLLAGADVNLAWGRRYGLVGRNGLGKTTLLKMLATRSLRVPAHISLLHVEQEVAGDDTPALQSVLESDTVREDLLRRERELSAQIAAGRAEGSEAAQLAEIYAKLEEIEADKAPARASVILAGLGFTPKMQQQPTREFSGGWRMRLALARALFARPDLLLLDEPTNMLDVRAILWLENYLQTWPSTILVVSHDRNFLNAIATDIIHLHSQRLDGYRGDFETFIKSKQERLLNQQREYEAQQQYRQHIQVFIDRFRYNANRASQVQSKLKMLEKLPELKPVDKELEVVMKFPDGFEKFSPPILQLDEVDFYYDPKHVIFSRLSVSADLESRICVVGENGAGKSTMLKLLMGDLAPVRGIRHAHRNLKIGYFSQHHVEQLDLNVSAVELLARKFPGRPEEEYRHQLGRYGLSGELAVRPVASLSGGQKSRVAFAQMTMPCPNFYILDEPTNHLDMETIEALGRALNSFRGGVILVSHDERFIRLVCQELWVCEGGGVTRVEGGFDQYRALLQEQFRREGFL; encoded by the exons ATGGCGACCTGCGCTGAAATCCTGCGGAGCGAGTTCCCCGAAATTGACGGACAGGTTTTCGACTACGTGACGG GCGTCTTGCACAGCGGCAGTGCGGATTTCGAGTCTGTGGATGACCTGGTGGAAGCTGTGGGGGAACTGTTGCAAGAGGTGTCCGGGGACAGCAAGGATGATGAGGGCATCAGGGCCGTGTGCCAGCGCATGTACAACACTTTGCGCCT GGCTGAGCCACAGACCCAGGGAAACAGCCAGGTGCTGCTAGACGCCCCCATCCAGTTGTCAAAGATAACAGAGAACTACG ACTGTGGCACCAAACTTCCAGGCCTGCTAAAGAGGGAACAGTCCTcg ACAGTGAATGcaaagaagctagagaaagctgaggctcGACTGAAGGCAAAGCAGGAGAAGCGCTCAGAGAAGGACACGCTCAAGACCAGCAGTCCTCT AGTCTTGGAAGAGGCATCAGCCAGCCAGGCAGGCAGCAGAAAGGAGAGTCGGTTGGAATCATCTGGCAAGAACAAATCCTACGATGTGCGAATTGAGAACTTTGATGTATCTTTTGGCGATAG GGTACTGCTGGCTGGAGCAGATGTGAACCTGGCATGGGGCCGCCGCTATGGGCTGGTGGGTCGGAATGGGCTAGGGAAGACGACGCTGCTGAAGATGCTGGCCACCCGGAGCCTGCGGGTCCCAGCCCACATTTCCCTGCTGCACGTGGAGCAGGAGGTTGCTGGAGACGACACCCCTGCTCTGCAGAGTGTGCTGGAGAGTGACACTGTGCGAGAAGACCTCCTGCGTCGGGAGCGGGAGCTCAGCGCCCAGATTGCTGCTGGCAG GGCCGAGGGCTCAGAAGCTGCACAGCTGGCAGAAATCTATGCCAAGTTGGAAGAGATTGAGGCTGACAAAGCACCTGCCAG AGCTTCAGTGATTCTTGCCGGGCTTGGCTTTACCCCCAAAATGCAGCAGCAGCCCACCCG GGAGTTCTCAGGTGGCTGGAGGATGAGACTGGCCCTCGCCCGGGCTCTGTTTGCTAG GCCAGATCTGCTGCTGTTAGATG AACCCACAAACATGCTGGATGTAAGGGCTATCCTGTGGCTGGAGAATTACCTTCAG ACGTGGCCCTCCACAATCCTGGTCGTCTCCCACGACCGCAACTTCCTGAATGCCATAGCCACAGACATCATCCACCTGCACAGCCAACGGCTGGATGGTTACCGGGGAGACTTTGAGACCTTCATCAAGAGCAAGCAGGAGCGGCTGCTCAATCAGCAGCGTGAATACGAGGCCCAGCAGCAGTATCGCCAGCATATCCAG GTTTTCATTGACCGGTTTCGCTACAACGCCAACAGAGCCTCTCAAGTGCAGAGTAAACTCAAGATGCTGGAGAAGCT ACCGGAGCTGAAACCCGTGGACAAGGAGTTGGAGGTAGTGATGAA GTTCCCCGACGGGTTTGAGAAGTTCTCACCACCAATTCTGCAACTAGATGAGGTGGATTTCTACTATGATCCGAAGCACGTTATCTTCAGCCGTCTCTCCGTCTCTGCTGATCTTGAATCCCGCATCTGTGTG GTTGGGGAGAATGGGGCTGGCAAGTCCACCATGCTGAAGCTGCTCATGGGGGACCTGGCACCTGTTCGGGGCATCAGACATGCTCATAG GAATCTGAAGATTGGCTATTTCAGCCAGCACCACGTGGAGCAGCTAGACCTGAATGTCAGTGCTGTGGAACTGCTGGCACGCAAGTTCCCTG GACGACCTGAGGAGGAATACCGTCACCAGCTGGGCCGGTATGGCCTCTCCGGAGAGCTGGCTGTGCGCCCTGTTGCCAGCTTGTCTGGGGGCCAGAAGAGTCGGGTGGCCTTTGCTCAGATGACCATGCCCTG CCCCAACTTCTACATTCTGGATGAACCCACAAACCACCTGGATATGGAGACCATTGAGGCTCTGGGCCGCGCTCTCAACAGTTTCAGG GGTGGTGTGATTCTGGTATCCCATGATGAGCGCTTCATCAGGCTGGTGTGCCAGGAGCTGTGGGTGTGCGAAGGAGGTGGCGTCACCCGGGTCGAGGGGGGATTTGACCAGTACCGAGCTCTTCTCCAGGAACAGTTCCGCCGTGAGGGCTTCCTCTAG